ACACCTTTCCCGGCAGGGCCTGCAGTTCCAGCATCCGTTCCCACAGTTCCGGGTGATGATCATAGAGATGTTGCAGTTCTTTTCGTCTGGCGTTGGGACAGAACCAGCAGCCGCCCCGGTCGGTAAACGCATACACAGGAGAAAGCAGCCCTGCCTTGCGGCAGAGCTGCTTCGCATCTTCCTCTGTAAACTTGTATTTTGCCAGCAAGGACACCTGTTGATTCTTCAGGCGTGACAGCCGTTTTTGCTCATCGTAGGCGATGCCGATATACTGCATCGTGTCGGCAGGCAGGCTCTTTTGATGCCGACAAATCGGTTTGATTTTGCAGTCCCGCTGGACATAACACTTTCCGCAGATTGGAAAGGCCCGCAGCATCCCTTTCTTGGGGCCGCGGGTGACCGTCCCTGTGAACAGGTCTACATAGGTTTTCTCCGCACGCAGAACACGCACCTTCACCCCCATCCGCTCCAGCTTTGGAATGGCGGTGTGATAGATAAAGTCCCGGTGTTCCGGCACCTCACCTGAAATGGTTTTATCAAACATCACCTCGCAGTAGACGGCTTCGTCCAGCGGTTCCCCATGCTCCAGCGCCAGCAAAATGGTGGCAAGACTGTCCTTACCAAAGCTGCAGCTGACAATATGAAGAGGTTTTGATCTTTCTTTTGAAATGGTATCACTCCTTGTTTTTCTTATTGTTCCGGCTATATTGTCAGCCGGGTGATTTTTTGGTATAATAAAAAATATTATTTTCAGCCACTATCTAAACAAAGGAGAAAACAACATGAACAAGACGGAACTTCTCACCGCTATGGCAGAGACCAGCGGCCTTGCTAAAAAGGACTGCGACGCCGCACTGAGCGCATTCATTGATACCGTGGAAGCTGCTCTGAAGTCTGGGGACAAGGTCCAACTGGTTGGCTTTGGCACCTTTGAGGCAAAAGAGCGTGCTGCCCGCACCGGTAAAAACCCGGCCACCGGTGCGACCATTGAAATCGCCGCTTCCAAGGCTCCGGTCTTTAAGGCCGGCAAGGCGTTCAAGGACAGCATTCAGTAATACCTGACAGCGAGAGGCGAGTCCTCTCGCTGTTTTTTTATCAGCGGGCGGAAACCCCTGTCTCCTTGGCGCGGCAGGCGCTTTCCAGCACCTCCGTCATATCCGTCTGCTCCCACGGGGCATCCGCGTGGGTGAAGTGTCCGTAGTTGCAGAATTTGCGGAAAATAGGTTTGTCCAAACCCAGCGTATCGATCATGCCGTTCGGCGTCAGCTGGCACACCGTGCGAACGGCCTGCTCCAGTGCAGCATTGGAGTACTTGCCAGTGCCGTGGGCATCCACCTCCACTATGACAGGCTTCGCCCTGCCGATGGCGTAGGCCATACTGACGGTGCAGCGTTCAGCAAGTCCCGCCGCCACAATGTTTTTTGCGATGTAGCGGGCCATGTAAGCGCCGCTGCGATCCACCTTGGTGCCATCCTTGCCGGACAACGCGCCGCCGCCATGTGGTGCGAGACCGCCGTAGGTATCCACCATCAGCTTACGGCCCGTGAGTCCGGTATCCGCTTCAAAGCCGCCCTCCACAAATCTGCCGGAAGGATTGATGAGGATCTCCGTTTCGGCATCCAGCGGGAAGTCCTGAAAAGCGGGCTGGATAATATGTCGCATGACCGCATGGCGAAGCTCTGCCAGCTCCACACCATCCTCATGCTGGCAGGAGACCACTACGGCAGAGACACGCTTGGGAACGCCGAACTGATACTCCACAGACACCTGCGCCTTACCGTCCGGCTTCAAGCCGGGAATCGTGCGCAGCTTTCTCGCCTGGGTCAGCAGGCGGGTGAGTTCATGTACCAGCACTACCGGCAGTGGAAGAAGCTCAGGCGTTTCATCGCAGGCGTAGCCGTACACGATACCCTGGTCGCCTGCTCCGGTCTCCGCGCCGCTATTGACTGCTCCGGCGATGTCGGGGCTTTGCTCGTGGGTGATCACCTCCACCTCATAATCGCTGCCGCCATATCCGGCTTCCCGCACGGTGCGGCAGATGACGGCAGGGATGTCCGGGAGCCACGCCGCCGTGATCTCGCCAGCCGCGATGATCTTACCTGCGGTAGCCATGACCTCGCAGGCTACATGGGCGGTGGGGTCATGCTCCAGGCAGGCATCCACTACGGCGTCGGCAATGGTGTCGCAGAGCTTGTCCGGGTGGCCCTCAGTGACAGACTCCGCAGTTAAGACATACTTATCTTTCATGTTCGTTTTTCTCCTTATTGCATTGTTTTTTATGGTTTCCGGACGGCACAGGAACAGAAAACACCATCTCATTGGCGTATTTCTTTCGATACTTTTCGATCTGCTGCTCCGTCAGGGATGTAAAATCCTCATCTCCAATTCCGACTACAAAAAAGGTGCCGCAGACAATGTCATACGGCACTCCGGATTCATCTGTCAGGGCACGGTTCATAGGCAATCCCAGAAGCTTGCCCTCTCCGTGACAGACGAGCGCGACCGGGTCATCGAACGGGTAAACAGCCTCAATATCTCCACCTACGATCCGCTGCATGGATTCCAGGCTGCCGTCGATCTCCTGTACAGTGGGCGTTTTCATCGGCTCCACCACAAGAATGGTCATTTTTTGATGATTGATAGGATCGCCTCCTAAAAAAAACAAGCGGCAGCAGCAGTCTGAGACCACTGTTGCCGCGAAATGATTTGATTATTTTTTTGTTTTCAGAGCCAGCGTTTGTGTTTTCAGCAAAGCATTCTCCAACGCTCTATGGTCCTCGTGATCCTGCCACCAGTGGGGGCGCAGAAAACTCAGTGCTTTGGTGGCCCAGATGTAGTCATCCCGCCCCAGGGACTCCTGCACGAGTCCAAGTCGGAACTTTTCGTAGTTCTTTCGTACTGCCGCATCTACGCTGTCCCGGTTCAAATACAGTTCCAGAAACCCACAAAGGACAGCCGCTTCCTCCATCGTATAAAACACTACGACACCCCTTTCACACAAACAGGCATCATTGTAGCACATACGAAGGGATAATAGAAGCCCTATCACGATTTCCATAGTCAAGCGCGCCAATCTGCGCATCTCCGCAGTGGGAATGACCAGCCGAAGAATGTCCTTATGTGTTCCCCACCTTTCGCTTTTAGGGCAAAACGATTCCAAAAACGAGGAATGGAATTCCCCTCCATTCCTCGTTATTCCTTGTCTGGCAGATAAGTCACTATATCAGCCAAAGTACAATCCAGTATTTTACATAGCGCGTCCAAAGTGTTGGTCGAAACGGATTCATTCGCTTTCAGCCTCCGGATCGTAGAACTACTGATCCCACCTTTACATTGCAGCGTATATGTGGTCGCTCCACGCTTTTCCATCGTTTCCCACAATGGGGCGTATGAGATCATCCCGGTTCCTCCCTCCGTTTCGCGCTTTACATATCTTCATTATTGCCTATAATGAACATATAGCGTTATAGGCAATATTGCCCATATCAGGACGTTCTAAACTTGAACCGCAATGGGAGGAACCATAATGGAAACAAAAGTATGTTGTGTTACGGGACATCGGGATATTCCAACAGATCGGGCCGTCTACGTAGAGCAAGCGCTTCGACGTGAAGTCCTGGCAGCGATTGAGGATGGATATACCCGCTTCATCTCTGGTTTTGCTGAAGGAACGGATCTCATGTTTGCGGCCATCGTTGCCGAGCAAAAGGAATACAGCCCCAATCTGTATTTAGAGGCGGCTTTGCCCTATGCGGGCAGGATCAAAACAAAAAGCAAGCAATTTCACGATTTGCTGCGAATCTGCGATGAGGTCACGGTCGTATGCCAAGAATATACCCCTTCATGCTTTATGCGGAGAAACCGGTATATGGCCGTGAAGTCCCAGCGTGTGATTGCCGTTTATGATGGGCGAGATCGTGGTGGAACGCTTTACACCATGCGCTATGCCCATACGCTGGAGAAGGAGGTCCGGGTAATCGAGGTATGAACTTTGTGTGATTTGGGCGACTCAAACGTTGCATCGCCCGACGATTTTATGCCCATCTTACGAAGTTACCTCTCCGGTTTTCTGGTTTTTGGGTTTTTCCCATTCTTCGGCCTCTCCACTTTTCCTAACCAGATTTCGTCGATGGTCCTGTTCCACGCTTCCTCCAGCGATTCCACCGGCAAGCCATTGGCCTCGAAGCCTTGCTGGATCGCACGGTAATAATACGGAGAAGGCAGTGCGGGCTGGCGGCTCATCGGTTCTGCCATGATATAAGCCATGACGGAAACGGCTGCGTCATCTGTGGTCCGCACAGATACCTGCTCCTTGGTGTAGTGGCGAGGATAGCCTTCGTAGCGGTCCAGCGCCTGTTCAGACTTCGGCGTGAGCTTCCATAGCAGACCGTGGACGACGCTGCCTTTCTTGGGAGAGACAGTGGCAAAGCCGCTGCCGCGGAACTGCAACTCATAGTTCTGCAGCGTCACCGGCCCAACGAGCTGGGCGTCTGGACAACGATGCTCCATCTGTTCTAAATTGATATTGCTGCCGTAGGCGAAATACAGAGTTTCTTCCATCTTAGTCCCCCAGCAGTCTGAGTCCGCCGATTCTGTCCAGATGGCGGAACATGGCCTGCGCCTGCGTTTCCGTATCTCCATCCGGCAGTGGGCAGTCCATTCCTGTGGTGCGGATGACATTGCTCTGTAAAAACCAGATGTAGCTCTCGATGTCCGGGAACTCTGTGGGATCAAAGGTCTGGTCCCGCAGACGGCCCATGATCTCCGTGGCCGTTCCCTCATAGACGGTTTCTTCGATCTGTATCTTCAATGGCTTCACCTCTCCATTTCTCTGGATTTTTTCTTCTTTTTATTGGCTTCATAAGTATCCTTGTCATAGCGCCATGCCCGATCACCCTCCAGATTGGCCAGCAGATGATTACGGGTATTCTTGAACTCGTCACCGTTGAGTCCCAGCCGCACCAGCCAGACACGGAAGGTAAACAGTTCGTTGTCGCTATGGGTTTTCCGCATAACGGTGCTGCGCTGGTTAATGGCTTGGGCAGACATGGCAAGGCATAAATTCACATAGGCCGCGACCTTTCCGGCATGAAGCGTAGAGTTGAAACAACGCCACTCAACGGTTCCTCTATAAAACACAGAGTGCAGATTCAGGGCATAATAGCGCGTCCAGTTATAGTGTTCTCGGTCAGAGATATTCCCTTCATACCAGATGCTTTCCAGCGCCGTGAGATTTTTTGTTTCGTCAGAGGAGAGCTTGCGTGCTTCCTTTAGCATTGGCTCCCGCACCTTCTGGCAGTATTGGCTGACACGGCTTGAATTTACCTGCAGTGCTTTGAACAGGATATCCTCCTTGGAGTACATAATGCTCAGAAGGTTTTTCAGACTCTGGCGGTTGTGGTTGGCGGCGTCCACATGAACATGGATACCGCAGGAGTGGTTGACTTTGGCCCCGACATGGCGCACCTGACGGACACACTCCTGAAGCCTGGGTAACTCCGCGTAAGTGAGTTTTGGCGTCACCATCTCAACCCGGTATTCGATGTTGCTGGTATGCATATACCCGCTTTCAGTTTTCATTTCCGTAACAATGCTGGAATCGCTCATAATGCTCCACACCTTGCCATCCGGGTCTTTCACGCTCCATTTATCGTATCCGCCCCCCACATAGTAAGGTTCTGTGCCAAAATAATTGGCCAGCGCCTGCGCAGCCTGCCCACGAGTGAGTCCCGTCATCTCGACCTCAACGCCAAAGCACTGATCCTTCATTCCGATCATGCGGCGGCCCCCGCTTTCAATTCCTCGTCCACTGTCTGGATACGCTTGGCAATCGCCTCAATTACATTGACGGTGACACTGTTGCCCGCCTGCTTATAGGCCTGAGCGTCAGACTGGATGGCGAGGATGCGGTCAATTTGCCATTCCTCAAAGCCCTGAAGCCGCAGGCACTCACGGGGCATGAGACGGCGGATGCGTCCGCCGTTTTCCACGATCCCCTGGATACAGCTGGTTTCCAGCGTATGGGCAATGTCACGCCCAACGCGCCCGCGGCGGGTGTTGCTGCCTGCGTAGCCCAAATCCACCGTATCGCCGGGTTGAGCCTCCTTGTACCCCTTCTTGGTCGCCTCCTTGATGAGCAGGACACCGGAGCGCTCGCCTTTACGGTTGGACAGTGTGGTCTGTCCATACCGGGCGGTGAGACAGCGGGCAGCGTCCGTTTGCTTTGGATGCCCGCTGCAAAGGTCTACCAGCACAGCGTTTTGTGTTTGGTTCCGGTTGATTCCTCTGAAATCGCTGGCGTTCAGCGGAATTGCTGTATCCCGCTTTCCGACGATCCCATCTTTCCGGTTAAAGCCCACCAGATATAATCCGGTCTTCCCGCCCATGCCACCAGCGCCGGCAGTCTGGGTGCAGGCTACTCCGTCTGCGTCATAGATCCGGGAGCCTTGCGGCCCTCCGAGGACTTGTACAAGAGCTTTTCCACCTGTGCCGAAGACAGGTAATATTTTCCCGGCGCATCGGGGATCAAGATATCCGATAAGGAACAGCCTTCGTCTTGATTGCGGGACTCCGAAACATTTGCTTAATGTATAGTTGAAAATAATGTATAGTCACCTCCTAAAACTGATGAAAAATCAGAAAAAATCATCGTCACACTTAACATAATTCCGTATAATTTAAACAATGGCATTGCCATATCAACTAATAGGAGGAATATGCTAATGACGATAGAGCACACAGGCTCATTGAGCGAATGGCTCAGGAAAACGATCAGCAAGTTAAAGTCACACTTAGCTGAACTCGGCTACAGTGAAAGCACGATTTTAAGGTTAGACGCGACATGGAAGGAGTTGATTGTATACTGCGAAGCGCATCAGACAACTGAGTTCACCGTGGATTTAGAGCGGAGATTTGTCTGGGAACGGTATGGTGCCGATCTTGGCGATAGGGATATATCTCAGAATGTCAGCCGGGCTATTCATATGTTGGACGATTATTTACAGTATGGGATGGTCTTTAAGCAATCAAGTATCACCTTGAAGGGCTTTTCTCCAGCCTATAAGGAGCTATTTGAAGGCTTTTTGGACAGTTTGCGCCAAAACCAAGTGGCTGAAGGTTCTATCAGAACTTGGCGGAGCAGGCTATTTCGCTTTGAGTATTTTCTGCTGGAGTCCGGCATTGAGCATTTCCACCTGCTTGAGCTGCACCATGTAAATACTTATATTGAATCTTTGACTGGATTTTCTCCCGGTACGGTTGCGGCAACAATTCGCATCTTAGGCAAGCTGTTTGATTACGCATTGGCCAAAGGCTACCATTATATCAGTTACGCCAATGCTTTGCCCTGTATCAGACGGACGCATAAGTATCGCCTGCCTACTGTTTTTTCACCGGATGAGGTAGAGTGCATTCTGACTCAGGTAGACCGATCCAATCCGTTGGGGAAGCGGAACTATGCGATCCTGTTGTTGGTTACCCGGCTGGGGCTGCGCATCAGTGACGTGCGATTGCTTCGATTCGAGAATATTGACTGGAAAAACAAGCGAATTTCAATTCATCAACAAAAAACCGGGATACCCTTAGAACTTCCATTGCTCGAAGATGTGGGCTGGGCAATCATTGATTACCTCCAGCATGGCCGCCCAGAGACAGACTGTCCATGTATATTTGTCCGGCACCTTGCACCGTTTGATGTCATGAGCGGTTCTATGCAAAGGTTGGTTTCCAAACTCGTTTCTAAAGCAGGTATTCATGTCTCTACGGATAAACCGATTGGGATGCACAGCTTCCGACACAGTGTCGCTACCTCCATGCTGAATAATGGAGCAGAATTAACTGACATTGCGCAAACGCTGGGTCATGCCACACCGGAAAGCACACAGGTATACGTTAGCCTCAATACAGAAATGCTGAGACGATGTGCATTGGAGGTGCTTCTATGAGTAAGAAGCCCTTCTTTACAGGACCATTTGCTCCAATATGCGAATCCTATGTGGCACAAAAAAGGGCATCTGGTCTGGACTATAACCAGCAGGCCAAACTGCTGCGGCTATTTGATAATTTTTGTAAAGATTATGAGATTCAGAGTTACACAATTACGAAAGAGATTGCATTGACATGGTGCAAGAAGCGCCCAAATGAGGCGGACGCCACCCGATATAGCCGAGTGAGTGAAATGCAGAGGTTTGCCCAATACCTGTGCAAACAAGGTTATCCATCCTACCTGCTTCCAGCCCTTCCCAAATGCGGAGAACAACACGTACCCTATATTTTTTCAACGGATGAGTTACATCTCATTTTTGAACGACTTGACTCACTTTCTCCGACTAACCTATCCCCTAACCGACATCTTACTATGCCACTCTTATTTCGCGTACTCTATGGCTGTGGCCTTCGAATTTCTGAAGCGTTGGCGTTACTAAAAAACGATGTGGATTTGAAAGACGGAATTTTGCACATACGGCACGGAAAGAATGACCGCGAGAGGATTGTCCCAATGTCTGCCACATTGACGGAAGAATGTAGAAAATATGCGCAGGCTGTTCATAAAAACACTGTCGAATCAACGCCGTTCTTTTATGCAAAGGGCGGGACCCCTTATACAAAATCCACCATTGGAAAGTTCTTTCGCGGCATTTTGTGGGATGTGGGGATTCCATATAAAGGGAAGCAATTTGGGCCGCGCGTGCATGATCTCCGTCATACATTTTGCTGCCATAATATCCAAAAATGGGCTGAAGCTGGACTCCCAATATACAGCAATCTACTGATTCTTTCCCGTTATGTTGGGCATACATCGATTAGTTCCACCCAGTACTATCTCCGCCTGACCGCACAATCCTTCCCCCATATCATGGATATTTGTGAACAGAATTTGGGCGGCATGTATGCTCCGTTTGACCTTGCCATGGAAAGAGAGGGATTGCAGGATGGCTAATCGTGGACCGACTTTTTTTGCCAAAGCGTTATCAAGATATTTCTTTGAGTATTTACCATCTGAAAGGGGACTAAGCCAAGAAACAATTCAATCCTATCGAGACGCAATGTCCTTGCTACTGGATTTCTGTGAACGGGAACGCAAAATTCGAAGAGATAGGCTGGAAGTTAGCGATTTCAATAGAGAGCTAATTGATGCTTTTTTTCGGTGGCTGGAACAGGAGAAAGGTAACTCTATTACGACAAGGAACCAACGGCGAGCAGCAATCAATGCGTTTTTTAAGTTCCTGCAGTATGAAGATCCAGGCTTTGTACTGCTATGCCAACAGATCCGGGAAATTCCTCCGAAGAAATGTGAGCAAAGGGTTGTCCCGCATCTTTCGGAAGAAGCCATCCAAACTATTTTTGGACAGCCGAACCTTACAACGCGTGAGGGACGGCGTGACTTTGCCTTCTTGACCTTAATCTATGAATCTGCTGCTCGTGCATCTGAAATCGCTAACCTTCGCTTTGGTGATATCCGTTTTGATAAAAAATGGGCCGTTGTACATCTGAAAGGTAAGGGAAGAAAGTTCCGAGATATACCAGTTCTTCCTGTACCTGCAAAGATCTTGAAGGATTATCTGGCTGAGGAATCCCAATATCGCCAATGTGATATAGATGCCCCGCTTTTTTGCAACAGAAGCAAGGCCCCTCTAACACGAGGCGGTGTCTACTACATCATACAGAAATATGTTTCCCTTGCACAAAAGGAGAAGCCTGATTTGTTCCCAGTGCGGGTCCATCCTCATGTATTCAGACACAGCCGAGCGATGCATTGGTTAGAGGCCGGTGTGGATTTGCAATATATAAAAGACCTGTTAGGGCATTCTGACATTAAAACTACCGAGGTGTATGCCCGGCTGAACATTAAAATGAAGCAAAAGCTGTTGGAGCAAGTGCATCCGCAGCAGCTTAGTGACCAGCAGCCCTCTTGGACAGATGACGAAAATTTGATGCAATGGTTGACTCAGCTCTATATTCCAACTAAATAATTTCACAGAATAATGTAAAGCCAGCAGGAGCATTCTTGCTGGCTTTACTACACTTCAGGAGGTGACTTTACATTATTTTCTGCTATACATTAGCTCAATTATGTTCAGCTGAACATAATTGAGCGTTAAGCACAGTCCATTCGACATGGTACCCCAGGTCATCCAGTGCGGAGAGGATGACCGAAAAGGTTTTCCCTTTGTCATGCGATAAAAGGCCGGGAACATTTTCAAGCAGCAGATACGGAGGTCGCTTTGCTTGAGCCAATCGGGCAATCTCAAAGAAGAGAGTTCCTCTGGCGTCGGCAAAGCCCCGTCTGCGGCCAGCGTTAGAAAATGCCTGGCAGGGGAATCCTCCACAGAGCAGGTCGAAGTCCGGCAGGTCTGCGGGATCGAGTTTGGTTGCATCGGGATAGTATCGTTCCTCCTTTCCCGGTTCGTAGATTGCTTGATAACTGGCATTGGCGTGCTTGTCGATCTCACAGTGTCCAACACACCGGAATCCGCCCGCGCGGGTCAATCCGGAGCGGAAGCCGCCAATGCCGGCAAACATATCAAAGTATCGGATCAGTCTGTATCATCTCCTTCCTGCAGCGACGCAAGAAAGCCGAGAATATCCTCGTCGATGCTCCCGGCCTGCGGCGCTGCTTGTGCGATTTGGATCTGGCTGCCCTGCAATTCCTGACGGATCACCTGACGCACAGCCTCCAGCAGTTCCCGCTGATTTTTGTGTTCACAGATCATCCGGCAGACGGCACCGGTGCGTTCACCCGCCGGAATATCCATCAGCGTCCGCCACGCCTGCCGCTGGATGGGCGAGGCCATGGAGAAGGACAGGTTCAGCCGCTTCTTGTCACTGCTCATGCTTTTTCGACATTCGCTCTGTCAGACGCTCATATCCCTTGGCATTTAAGCAAACGTCATCCAGTATGATGGGACGGCATAGTCCGTCCGCAGCGGAAGCATGATGCTTCAGCAGCGTCGCACCGCCGCCAAGAAAAACAGCAGGCATGGCTCGGACGTCCAGGCCGCTCTCCGCGATGGCAGAGAGCAGGCGTTTGGTGTAGCGTTCCGCTTCCTGATAAATGATTTTTTTCGCGTCCTCGTTCACATGGCTGGCATCGCCGCGCAGAACGCTTTCAATCTGCGCGGCCGTCATAGACAGACCAAGGCCACGGCGGATCTGCTCGCTGATCTCATCCAGGCAGCGGATCATGCCGAGCTCCAGACTGCGGCAGGTGGCGGCGTTGGGGATACGGTTGTCCAGCCGCATGAGATCCACCGTCCAGCCGCCGATGTCCGCAATGATGACGGATGGCTCATCCAGCATGCTACCCTGCGTCAGCACTGCGGCATAGCCCTGCGGATACAGCGACACTTTGGAGATCGTGATGACATAGTCCTGTCCTTCATAACGGAAAGACACCGGTTTGCCGCCCCGGCACAGGTAGTCCCGGAACGCTTTCTTATCCCTGCCAAAGCTGGTGAGCGGCAGTCCGGCTGCCAGATGGATGTCCGCTGCCGTTCCGGCATTGCGGTATGCCAGTTCCTTTGCTATGGCGGCCAGCGTGAGAAGGTAGTAATCCTCCGTTTGGGTCTTGTCCTTTTGGAGCGGCTGGCGTCCGCTGCCCACCACATAATATTTACCGCCGTATTCCAGCACATTGTTCAGCGTGTACGGCTCATGCTCATGGGCCACCAGCCCGGTGTGAAAGGAAAAATACGCGGTTTTCATGGCAGCGTAGCCATGATCTACACCGATGATGATGATGGGTTCGCTCATCTGGCCTCACCTCCATGACTGCGGTGTTTCTTTTTGGGCGCTTGCCGCTGGTCATACGCCTTTCCGGCACGGATGAGATCCCGCATTTCCTTTTGCTGCACATTCCAGCGTGTCTTGCCATCCCAGCCCGGATGCGCCGTGCAGAGCCGTGGCAGGTACTGTTTCAGCTCCGGTCCCTCTCTGGGAAATTCAATACCGCCTTTGTAGACGATATCCTGTTCCAGTTCTGCCAGCAACGTTTCATACCTTGCCCAATCCGTCTGGTCATAGGCGCTTTTGCCTGTGAGCTGCTCATAGGCATAATCTCCCACATAACTGAGCGTCTCAAAGCAGCAGTCCTCGTAGGGGA
This DNA window, taken from Dysosmobacter welbionis, encodes the following:
- a CDS encoding DUF4240 domain-containing protein; this translates as MNDNITEINKDTFWKLIQSAKETCGQDMDAMMDFLKDRLVSMGPEQAQNFHDILHAYEDLADKFGLWDAAGVMKEYGCSDDGFIDFRAWLIAQGRDTYLSALADPDSLAEVIPYEDCCFETLSYVGDYAYEQLTGKSAYDQTDWARYETLLAELEQDIVYKGGIEFPREGPELKQYLPRLCTAHPGWDGKTRWNVQQKEMRDLIRAGKAYDQRQAPKKKHRSHGGEAR
- a CDS encoding ParM/StbA family protein, with protein sequence MSEPIIIIGVDHGYAAMKTAYFSFHTGLVAHEHEPYTLNNVLEYGGKYYVVGSGRQPLQKDKTQTEDYYLLTLAAIAKELAYRNAGTAADIHLAAGLPLTSFGRDKKAFRDYLCRGGKPVSFRYEGQDYVITISKVSLYPQGYAAVLTQGSMLDEPSVIIADIGGWTVDLMRLDNRIPNAATCRSLELGMIRCLDEISEQIRRGLGLSMTAAQIESVLRGDASHVNEDAKKIIYQEAERYTKRLLSAIAESGLDVRAMPAVFLGGGATLLKHHASAADGLCRPIILDDVCLNAKGYERLTERMSKKHEQ